From one Solanum stenotomum isolate F172 chromosome 12, ASM1918654v1, whole genome shotgun sequence genomic stretch:
- the LOC125847489 gene encoding uncharacterized protein LOC125847489 produces MNRAEVLRAISMQPWRERRLRHLTMSSQGPYSHTPTGIIFFMRARRLVVSGCLTYLAYVRDVSREGPSIDSLHVVREFADVFHTDLHGLPPDRDIDFAIDLEPDTRPISILPYQMVPAELRELSFQLEDLLAFLGHVVSKEGIKVDPAKIEVIRDWDRPTSDTEVRNFFGLVSYYRWFVEGFSTTADHLTQLTRQDVPFVWSEECDARQATFDSNGVLKVDGRFCVPRAGGLIQLILSEAHDSRYSIHPGTTKMYHDLRQHYWWSDMRNDITDYVSHCFYCQQVKAEHLRPSGKFQRLPISKHCRSPVSWFESTELRPRGTDLLQEALDQGVMRFRRRGKLSLMYIGPFKILQTVGEVAYELALPPAFSAIHPVFHVSMLRRYIPDESHVRAPVASVDPVWSSLIRRQG; encoded by the exons ATGAATCGGGCAGAGGTGCTCAGGGCCATTTCTATGCAGCCCTGGCGAGAACGGCGGCTGAGGCATCTGACGATGTCATCACAG GGTCCTTATAGTCACACACCGACGGGGATCATCTTTTTTATGCGGGCTAGGCGATTAGTTGTTTCTGGGTGTTTAACTTATTTGGCCTATGTGAGAGATGTGAGCAGGGAGGGCCCTTCAATTGACTCACTTCATGTGGTTAGAGAGTTTGCAGATGTGTTCCATACAGACCTACATGGCCTACCCCCAGATCGTGACATTGATTTTGCCATAGATTTGGAGCCCGACACccgtcctatttctattctgcCTTATCAGATGGTTCCTGCAGAGCTCAGGGAGCTCAGTTTTCAGTTAGAAGACCTCTTAG CATTCTTagggcacgtggtgtccaaggagggtattaaGGTTGATCCAGCGAAGATTGAAGTTATTCGTGATTGGGATAGGCCCACTTCTGATACTGAGGTTCGTAACTTCTTTGGGTTAGTGAGTTACTACAGatggtttgttgagggtttttctaCTACTGCAGACCATTTGACTCAGTTAACTCGCCAGGATGTACCCTTCGTgtggtcagaggagt GTGATGCTAGACAGGCTACCTTTGATTCGAATGGGGTTCTAAAAGTCGATGGCCGGTTTTGTGTTCCGAGAGCTGGGGGTTTGATTCAGCTGATCTTGAGCGAGGCCCATGATTCTAGATATTCCATCCATCCGGGCACGACtaagatgtatcatgatttgaggcagcattatTGGTGGAGCGATATGAGGAATGATATTACCGACTACGTATCCCATTGTTTCTACTGCCAGCAGGtgaaggccgagcatttgaggcctagTGGCAAGttccagagattacccatttcgaa gcatTGCCGCTCTCCAGTtagttggtttgagtctacagagctTAGGCCGCGTGGTACAGATTTGCTTCAGGAAGCCTTGGATCAG ggcgtgatgaggtttaggaggcggggcaagcttagcctcATGTACATTGGGCCTTTTAAGATACTCCAGACAGTTggggaggttgcttatgagttggccctTCCTCCAGCattttcagccatccacccGGTGTTCCATGTCTCGATGTTACGGCGGTATATtcctgatgagtcccat gtccgagcaccaGTGGCCAGCGTTGATCCAGTTTGGAGTAGTCTGATCCGGAGACAggggtga